The sequence below is a genomic window from Zygosaccharomyces rouxii strain CBS732 chromosome D complete sequence.
AGCCACTGCAAAAGTACAAAATCATAGATTTTCAACACATTTGGCATCACACTGTCGTGTAATAACGGCAATCATGGTCACCACATATGTCGTGTGCACAATAGGAATGTGTCTCTATGAATGGttaaaattcaaatgggAAACGCTGATATTTAAGAAACATGTGGATTTGCATCTCCATCCCCTGGAAAAActggaagaagaagaaggtcCCATCAAGGCTCAGCAGAGATCATATCATTTTGCCCGCCAGCTCGTTTTCACCATGAACAACGCACCGTTGTATTGGATATCCAATTGGATAGGCGCTAGAAAAGtcaaagaaggtaaaaagTGGGatcttcttgtaaatatcCAATGGTGGATACTATCAAACACTGGTTACTTTTTACTGCTATTACTAACAGTAGTAATCCATTGGCAAATTTGCGTTTCAATGATCCATACATCTTCTAACCAATTGTCCACACTTGAAAAGTCACAGTCAAAACAGGCACATAATCTCACTAATACTTCCACCAATACTAACAATGCGAAATTCTACCTTCAATTCACTCAAGAGTGCCATAATTTCGAGCTTCACCTCTTCCAAACTTTAAACAATTCCATATACAATCAACTCTGGTCCCATAACGGTGTAATAGCCACAACTCTTGATAACGTCAATGATCAGATGAGCAATCTCGTTAAAGAAGTACAAGTTGCTTCACCACCTCAATGGAACAATTTATCGCTCTCGAATTTTGTATACCCATGGCTACCGTCCAGTAATTCTGATTATAATTCTACGATTGATTCACTATCACTACAATGCCTAAAGAGTGGGGCAGTCTCAAGACGTCAAACTACAATAGTTTCAATCGGCAGTAGTTTCCTCAACACTACTAATATGCAAGAAGGGCTAGTAACCACAGAACTACACAAATGGACCATAGCGAGCCTGATTGTAACCATGGCAATATTCTACTTGCTCGGGTTGACGGTATTCACCAATCTATAGTTATAATAGAGCGTCACATTCCACGAGcccttcttcatcttcattgtGATTGCCATCGTCATCCTCATAATTGTCATaattatcaccatcataACATTTCGAGAAACGGTTGTTTCTACTATTCTTAAAGGTTGAAAAActaaatgaaaatttcaccactgctgaaatttttaaagaaaagaaaaaaaagagaaagagaacaGTTGAACTAGAAAAGTTTACCAGTATTATTGCAGAAGGGAGACGAGCCATCTTCTTTatttcaatcaatttttctgaAGCTGGTTTTCATTCTACTCAAGTCAACTCCAGAAAAAAGTAAGtgatattatcattacGCTACCATTTCACTGATCAGTAGTAGATAGAAGGCAGAGAACTGTTGAATCATGGCCCATCGTAAGCTTCAACAGGAGATCGATAGGGTCTTTAAGAAAATTAACGAAGGGctggaaatttttgacaCTTATTATGAAAGGCATGAAAATTGTACCAATAACCCATCTCAAAAGGATAAGTTAGAATCTGATCTTAAGAGAGAGGTGAAGAAGCTGCAAAGGCTTCGGGAACAGATTAAGTCATGGCAGAGTTCACCAGATATTAAGGATAAGGATTCGCTATTGGATTACAGGCGGTCTGTAGAAATAGCAATGGAAAAGTATAAAGCTGTGGAGAAGGCTTCTAAGGAGAAAGCTTATTCTAATAtaagtttgaaaaaatcagaTATGTTGGATCCAAAGGAAAGGGAGAGGAGAGATGTTTCGGAGTTTCTGTCGAATGATATT
It includes:
- a CDS encoding uncharacterized protein (conserved hypothetical protein) is translated as MHTLLNPLSLPQRLLRKALYPPTLGLLLAALLAVWTIGCLIESKTAAIELTTTISNTTNTWNVDSKSLESIATSFVTVQKDQIHDHMIEYVAAHVYSGCRSAITSWNQSLSTSVHAQQIMYGYMLDLNKTITNVLYDKSKQINESLNALRVSDASQLSVNYWFVDYLFHNVSTNNTKLNDLKLNFPVISNSTKLNLPNISANSFLSKVNKISNQSSEKTTATAKVQNHRFSTHLASHCRVITAIMVTTYVVCTIGMCLYEWLKFKWETLIFKKHVDLHLHPLEKLEEEEGPIKAQQRSYHFARQLVFTMNNAPLYWISNWIGARKVKEGKKWDLLVNIQWWILSNTGYFLLLLLTVVIHWQICVSMIHTSSNQLSTLEKSQSKQAHNLTNTSTNTNNAKFYLQFTQECHNFELHLFQTLNNSIYNQLWSHNGVIATTLDNVNDQMSNLVKEVQVASPPQWNNLSLSNFVYPWLPSSNSDYNSTIDSLSLQCLKSGAVSRRQTTIVSIGSSFLNTTNMQEGLVTTELHKWTIASLIVTMAIFYLLGLTVFTNL